In Cucurbita pepo subsp. pepo cultivar mu-cu-16 chromosome LG04, ASM280686v2, whole genome shotgun sequence, the following are encoded in one genomic region:
- the LOC111792463 gene encoding SNF1-related protein kinase regulatory subunit beta-2-like isoform X1, with protein sequence MPQWITLEMSLLKVYIEHFAVRMGQGKKKLTHVDAPPGGGVSFSNLVISTFNHLTLNFKEGSRSLRLMDNAEGSKNRDDLSGVHKFEENHDQRMDCTEDAIQNSHHTRTFTDSRIQISPQSLGSPQYATVSLSSPGLMLLPQPQSVPQSAAAFIENVFHETRSRVRISWNHGGNQVAIVGSWDNWQSRELLQNTGEKFVVVKTLPVGIYHYHFIVDGWLVYAPDLPWSRNDSGNAYNILDLPGYVSELPESMFEFETPPSPPSSYDNQYFNEDDFGRPPPELPPQLQGTILNDPSSSVDGRPLPVTPQNTELNHLYLQRNVQDQFLALGSSQRIHEKYYTMFLFKPLSRTRKLVAGGTNLSPSTSVPLVAYKLIPFRSVPSITICR encoded by the exons ATGCCTCAATGGATAA CTCTGGAGATGTCTCTTTTGAAGGTCTACATCGAGCATTTTGCTGTCAGGATGGGCcaaggaaagaagaagctgACTCATGTAGATGCTCCACCGGGTGGCGGTGTCAGCTTCTCCAACTTGGTGATATCAACATTTAACCACCTAACTCTCAACTTCAAGGAGGGCAGTAGAAGTTTACGAT TGATGGACAATGCTGAGGGTAGCAAGAACAGAGACGACCTCTCTGGAGTCCATAAGTTTGAGGAGAATCACGACCAAAGGATGGACTGCACAGAGGATGCAATACAAAACAGCCACCACACTCGCACGTTTACAGACTCCAGAATTCAGATTTCTCCACAAAGCTTAGGCTCTCCTCAG TACGCTACAGTTTCCTTGTCAAGTCCTGGTCTGATGCTACTGCCTCAACCTCAATCTGTGCCTCAGAGTGCTGCTGCATTCATTGAAAATGTGTTCCATGAGACGAGGTCGCGTGTTAGGATCTCATGGAATCATGGTGGCAATCAAGTAGCCATTGTTGGATCATGGGATAACTGGCAGTCGAG AGAGCTCCTGCAGAACACTGGTGAGAAGTTTGTGGTTGTTAAAACTCTGCCGGTCGGTATCTATCACTACCACTTTATAGTTGATGGTTGGTTGGTTTATGCTCCAGATCTACCTTGGTCTCGTAATGATTCAGGGAATGCTTACAATATTTTAGACTTGCCG GGCTATGTTTCTGAATTGCCTGAAAGTATGTTCGAGTTCGAAACTCCTCCGTCCCCGCCATCGAGTTACGACAACCAATACTTTAACGAAGACGATTTCGGCAGGCCTCCACCAGAACTACCTCCACAGCTGCAAGGAACCATTTTGAACGATCCATCTTCTTCGGTTGATGGTCGACCGTTGCCAGTTACGCCTCAAAATACAGAACTAAATCATCTCTATTTGCAGAGAAATGTCCAAGATCAGTTTTTAGCACTTGGATCTTCTCAAAGGATTCATGAAAAGTATTATACTATGTTTCTATTCAAGCCTTTGTCAAGAACAAG GAAGTTGGTCGCCGGTGGGACCAATCTCTCCCCTTCAACTTCCGTTCCGTTGGTTGCTTACAAGTTGATTCCGTTCCGTTCCGTTCCGTCAATTACCATTTGCCGGTGA
- the LOC111792463 gene encoding SNF1-related protein kinase regulatory subunit beta-2-like isoform X2: MSLLKVYIEHFAVRMGQGKKKLTHVDAPPGGGVSFSNLVISTFNHLTLNFKEGSRSLRLMDNAEGSKNRDDLSGVHKFEENHDQRMDCTEDAIQNSHHTRTFTDSRIQISPQSLGSPQYATVSLSSPGLMLLPQPQSVPQSAAAFIENVFHETRSRVRISWNHGGNQVAIVGSWDNWQSRELLQNTGEKFVVVKTLPVGIYHYHFIVDGWLVYAPDLPWSRNDSGNAYNILDLPGYVSELPESMFEFETPPSPPSSYDNQYFNEDDFGRPPPELPPQLQGTILNDPSSSVDGRPLPVTPQNTELNHLYLQRNVQDQFLALGSSQRIHEKYYTMFLFKPLSRTRKLVAGGTNLSPSTSVPLVAYKLIPFRSVPSITICR, encoded by the exons ATGTCTCTTTTGAAGGTCTACATCGAGCATTTTGCTGTCAGGATGGGCcaaggaaagaagaagctgACTCATGTAGATGCTCCACCGGGTGGCGGTGTCAGCTTCTCCAACTTGGTGATATCAACATTTAACCACCTAACTCTCAACTTCAAGGAGGGCAGTAGAAGTTTACGAT TGATGGACAATGCTGAGGGTAGCAAGAACAGAGACGACCTCTCTGGAGTCCATAAGTTTGAGGAGAATCACGACCAAAGGATGGACTGCACAGAGGATGCAATACAAAACAGCCACCACACTCGCACGTTTACAGACTCCAGAATTCAGATTTCTCCACAAAGCTTAGGCTCTCCTCAG TACGCTACAGTTTCCTTGTCAAGTCCTGGTCTGATGCTACTGCCTCAACCTCAATCTGTGCCTCAGAGTGCTGCTGCATTCATTGAAAATGTGTTCCATGAGACGAGGTCGCGTGTTAGGATCTCATGGAATCATGGTGGCAATCAAGTAGCCATTGTTGGATCATGGGATAACTGGCAGTCGAG AGAGCTCCTGCAGAACACTGGTGAGAAGTTTGTGGTTGTTAAAACTCTGCCGGTCGGTATCTATCACTACCACTTTATAGTTGATGGTTGGTTGGTTTATGCTCCAGATCTACCTTGGTCTCGTAATGATTCAGGGAATGCTTACAATATTTTAGACTTGCCG GGCTATGTTTCTGAATTGCCTGAAAGTATGTTCGAGTTCGAAACTCCTCCGTCCCCGCCATCGAGTTACGACAACCAATACTTTAACGAAGACGATTTCGGCAGGCCTCCACCAGAACTACCTCCACAGCTGCAAGGAACCATTTTGAACGATCCATCTTCTTCGGTTGATGGTCGACCGTTGCCAGTTACGCCTCAAAATACAGAACTAAATCATCTCTATTTGCAGAGAAATGTCCAAGATCAGTTTTTAGCACTTGGATCTTCTCAAAGGATTCATGAAAAGTATTATACTATGTTTCTATTCAAGCCTTTGTCAAGAACAAG GAAGTTGGTCGCCGGTGGGACCAATCTCTCCCCTTCAACTTCCGTTCCGTTGGTTGCTTACAAGTTGATTCCGTTCCGTTCCGTTCCGTCAATTACCATTTGCCGGTGA
- the LOC111792463 gene encoding SNF1-related protein kinase regulatory subunit beta-2-like isoform X3 has translation MAALEMSLLKVYIEHFAVRMGQGKKKLTHVDAPPGGGVSFSNLVISTFNHLTLNFKEGSRSLRLMDNAEGSKNRDDLSGVHKFEENHDQRMDCTEDAIQNSHHTRTFTDSRIQISPQSLGSPQSAAAFIENVFHETRSRVRISWNHGGNQVAIVGSWDNWQSRELLQNTGEKFVVVKTLPVGIYHYHFIVDGWLVYAPDLPWSRNDSGNAYNILDLPGYVSELPESMFEFETPPSPPSSYDNQYFNEDDFGRPPPELPPQLQGTILNDPSSSVDGRPLPVTPQNTELNHLYLQRNVQDQFLALGSSQRIHEKYYTMFLFKPLSRTRKLVAGGTNLSPSTSVPLVAYKLIPFRSVPSITICR, from the exons ATGGCAGCTCTGGAGATGTCTCTTTTGAAGGTCTACATCGAGCATTTTGCTGTCAGGATGGGCcaaggaaagaagaagctgACTCATGTAGATGCTCCACCGGGTGGCGGTGTCAGCTTCTCCAACTTGGTGATATCAACATTTAACCACCTAACTCTCAACTTCAAGGAGGGCAGTAGAAGTTTACGAT TGATGGACAATGCTGAGGGTAGCAAGAACAGAGACGACCTCTCTGGAGTCCATAAGTTTGAGGAGAATCACGACCAAAGGATGGACTGCACAGAGGATGCAATACAAAACAGCCACCACACTCGCACGTTTACAGACTCCAGAATTCAGATTTCTCCACAAAGCTTAGGCTCTCCTCAG AGTGCTGCTGCATTCATTGAAAATGTGTTCCATGAGACGAGGTCGCGTGTTAGGATCTCATGGAATCATGGTGGCAATCAAGTAGCCATTGTTGGATCATGGGATAACTGGCAGTCGAG AGAGCTCCTGCAGAACACTGGTGAGAAGTTTGTGGTTGTTAAAACTCTGCCGGTCGGTATCTATCACTACCACTTTATAGTTGATGGTTGGTTGGTTTATGCTCCAGATCTACCTTGGTCTCGTAATGATTCAGGGAATGCTTACAATATTTTAGACTTGCCG GGCTATGTTTCTGAATTGCCTGAAAGTATGTTCGAGTTCGAAACTCCTCCGTCCCCGCCATCGAGTTACGACAACCAATACTTTAACGAAGACGATTTCGGCAGGCCTCCACCAGAACTACCTCCACAGCTGCAAGGAACCATTTTGAACGATCCATCTTCTTCGGTTGATGGTCGACCGTTGCCAGTTACGCCTCAAAATACAGAACTAAATCATCTCTATTTGCAGAGAAATGTCCAAGATCAGTTTTTAGCACTTGGATCTTCTCAAAGGATTCATGAAAAGTATTATACTATGTTTCTATTCAAGCCTTTGTCAAGAACAAG GAAGTTGGTCGCCGGTGGGACCAATCTCTCCCCTTCAACTTCCGTTCCGTTGGTTGCTTACAAGTTGATTCCGTTCCGTTCCGTTCCGTCAATTACCATTTGCCGGTGA
- the LOC111792463 gene encoding SNF1-related protein kinase regulatory subunit beta-2-like isoform X4: MAALEMSLLKVYIEHFAVRMGQGKKKLTHVDAPPGGGVSFSNLVISTFNHLTLNFKEGSRSLRLMDNAEGSKNRDDLSGVHKFEENHDQRMDCTEDAIQNSHHTRTFTDSRIQISPQSLGSPQYATVSLSSPGLMLLPQPQSVPQSAAAFIENVFHETRSRVRISWNHGGNQVAIVGSWDNWQSRELLQNTDLPWSRNDSGNAYNILDLPGYVSELPESMFEFETPPSPPSSYDNQYFNEDDFGRPPPELPPQLQGTILNDPSSSVDGRPLPVTPQNTELNHLYLQRNVQDQFLALGSSQRIHEKYYTMFLFKPLSRTRKLVAGGTNLSPSTSVPLVAYKLIPFRSVPSITICR; this comes from the exons ATGGCAGCTCTGGAGATGTCTCTTTTGAAGGTCTACATCGAGCATTTTGCTGTCAGGATGGGCcaaggaaagaagaagctgACTCATGTAGATGCTCCACCGGGTGGCGGTGTCAGCTTCTCCAACTTGGTGATATCAACATTTAACCACCTAACTCTCAACTTCAAGGAGGGCAGTAGAAGTTTACGAT TGATGGACAATGCTGAGGGTAGCAAGAACAGAGACGACCTCTCTGGAGTCCATAAGTTTGAGGAGAATCACGACCAAAGGATGGACTGCACAGAGGATGCAATACAAAACAGCCACCACACTCGCACGTTTACAGACTCCAGAATTCAGATTTCTCCACAAAGCTTAGGCTCTCCTCAG TACGCTACAGTTTCCTTGTCAAGTCCTGGTCTGATGCTACTGCCTCAACCTCAATCTGTGCCTCAGAGTGCTGCTGCATTCATTGAAAATGTGTTCCATGAGACGAGGTCGCGTGTTAGGATCTCATGGAATCATGGTGGCAATCAAGTAGCCATTGTTGGATCATGGGATAACTGGCAGTCGAG AGAGCTCCTGCAGAACACTG ATCTACCTTGGTCTCGTAATGATTCAGGGAATGCTTACAATATTTTAGACTTGCCG GGCTATGTTTCTGAATTGCCTGAAAGTATGTTCGAGTTCGAAACTCCTCCGTCCCCGCCATCGAGTTACGACAACCAATACTTTAACGAAGACGATTTCGGCAGGCCTCCACCAGAACTACCTCCACAGCTGCAAGGAACCATTTTGAACGATCCATCTTCTTCGGTTGATGGTCGACCGTTGCCAGTTACGCCTCAAAATACAGAACTAAATCATCTCTATTTGCAGAGAAATGTCCAAGATCAGTTTTTAGCACTTGGATCTTCTCAAAGGATTCATGAAAAGTATTATACTATGTTTCTATTCAAGCCTTTGTCAAGAACAAG GAAGTTGGTCGCCGGTGGGACCAATCTCTCCCCTTCAACTTCCGTTCCGTTGGTTGCTTACAAGTTGATTCCGTTCCGTTCCGTTCCGTCAATTACCATTTGCCGGTGA
- the LOC111792463 gene encoding SNF1-related protein kinase regulatory subunit beta-2-like isoform X7, which translates to MDNAEGSKNRDDLSGVHKFEENHDQRMDCTEDAIQNSHHTRTFTDSRIQISPQSLGSPQYATVSLSSPGLMLLPQPQSVPQSAAAFIENVFHETRSRVRISWNHGGNQVAIVGSWDNWQSRELLQNTGEKFVVVKTLPVGIYHYHFIVDGWLVYAPDLPWSRNDSGNAYNILDLPGYVSELPESMFEFETPPSPPSSYDNQYFNEDDFGRPPPELPPQLQGTILNDPSSSVDGRPLPVTPQNTELNHLYLQRNVQDQFLALGSSQRIHEKYYTMFLFKPLSRTRKLVAGGTNLSPSTSVPLVAYKLIPFRSVPSITICR; encoded by the exons ATGGACAATGCTGAGGGTAGCAAGAACAGAGACGACCTCTCTGGAGTCCATAAGTTTGAGGAGAATCACGACCAAAGGATGGACTGCACAGAGGATGCAATACAAAACAGCCACCACACTCGCACGTTTACAGACTCCAGAATTCAGATTTCTCCACAAAGCTTAGGCTCTCCTCAG TACGCTACAGTTTCCTTGTCAAGTCCTGGTCTGATGCTACTGCCTCAACCTCAATCTGTGCCTCAGAGTGCTGCTGCATTCATTGAAAATGTGTTCCATGAGACGAGGTCGCGTGTTAGGATCTCATGGAATCATGGTGGCAATCAAGTAGCCATTGTTGGATCATGGGATAACTGGCAGTCGAG AGAGCTCCTGCAGAACACTGGTGAGAAGTTTGTGGTTGTTAAAACTCTGCCGGTCGGTATCTATCACTACCACTTTATAGTTGATGGTTGGTTGGTTTATGCTCCAGATCTACCTTGGTCTCGTAATGATTCAGGGAATGCTTACAATATTTTAGACTTGCCG GGCTATGTTTCTGAATTGCCTGAAAGTATGTTCGAGTTCGAAACTCCTCCGTCCCCGCCATCGAGTTACGACAACCAATACTTTAACGAAGACGATTTCGGCAGGCCTCCACCAGAACTACCTCCACAGCTGCAAGGAACCATTTTGAACGATCCATCTTCTTCGGTTGATGGTCGACCGTTGCCAGTTACGCCTCAAAATACAGAACTAAATCATCTCTATTTGCAGAGAAATGTCCAAGATCAGTTTTTAGCACTTGGATCTTCTCAAAGGATTCATGAAAAGTATTATACTATGTTTCTATTCAAGCCTTTGTCAAGAACAAG GAAGTTGGTCGCCGGTGGGACCAATCTCTCCCCTTCAACTTCCGTTCCGTTGGTTGCTTACAAGTTGATTCCGTTCCGTTCCGTTCCGTCAATTACCATTTGCCGGTGA
- the LOC111792463 gene encoding SNF1-related protein kinase regulatory subunit beta-2-like isoform X5 — MAALEMSLLKVYIEHFAVRMGQGKKKLTHVDAPPGGGVSFSNLVISTFNHLTLNFKEGSRSLRLMDNAEGSKNRDDLSGVHKFEENHDQRMDCTEDAIQNSHHTRTFTDSRIQISPQSLGSPQYATVSLSSPGLMLLPQPQSVPQSAAAFIENVFHETRSRVRISWNHGGNQVAIVGSWDNWQSRELLQNTGEKFVVVKTLPVGIYHYHFIVDGWLVYAPDLPWSRNDSGNAYNILDLPGYVSELPESMFEFETPPSPPSSYDNQYFNEDDFGRPPPELPPQLQGTILNDPSSSVDGRPLPVTPQNTELNHLYLQRNVQDQFLALGSSQRIHEKYYTMFLFKPLSRTRLRKH; from the exons ATGGCAGCTCTGGAGATGTCTCTTTTGAAGGTCTACATCGAGCATTTTGCTGTCAGGATGGGCcaaggaaagaagaagctgACTCATGTAGATGCTCCACCGGGTGGCGGTGTCAGCTTCTCCAACTTGGTGATATCAACATTTAACCACCTAACTCTCAACTTCAAGGAGGGCAGTAGAAGTTTACGAT TGATGGACAATGCTGAGGGTAGCAAGAACAGAGACGACCTCTCTGGAGTCCATAAGTTTGAGGAGAATCACGACCAAAGGATGGACTGCACAGAGGATGCAATACAAAACAGCCACCACACTCGCACGTTTACAGACTCCAGAATTCAGATTTCTCCACAAAGCTTAGGCTCTCCTCAG TACGCTACAGTTTCCTTGTCAAGTCCTGGTCTGATGCTACTGCCTCAACCTCAATCTGTGCCTCAGAGTGCTGCTGCATTCATTGAAAATGTGTTCCATGAGACGAGGTCGCGTGTTAGGATCTCATGGAATCATGGTGGCAATCAAGTAGCCATTGTTGGATCATGGGATAACTGGCAGTCGAG AGAGCTCCTGCAGAACACTGGTGAGAAGTTTGTGGTTGTTAAAACTCTGCCGGTCGGTATCTATCACTACCACTTTATAGTTGATGGTTGGTTGGTTTATGCTCCAGATCTACCTTGGTCTCGTAATGATTCAGGGAATGCTTACAATATTTTAGACTTGCCG GGCTATGTTTCTGAATTGCCTGAAAGTATGTTCGAGTTCGAAACTCCTCCGTCCCCGCCATCGAGTTACGACAACCAATACTTTAACGAAGACGATTTCGGCAGGCCTCCACCAGAACTACCTCCACAGCTGCAAGGAACCATTTTGAACGATCCATCTTCTTCGGTTGATGGTCGACCGTTGCCAGTTACGCCTCAAAATACAGAACTAAATCATCTCTATTTGCAGAGAAATGTCCAAGATCAGTTTTTAGCACTTGGATCTTCTCAAAGGATTCATGAAAAGTATTATACTATGTTTCTATTCAAGCCTTTGTCAAGAACAAG GTTGAGGAAGCATTAG
- the LOC111792463 gene encoding SNF1-related protein kinase regulatory subunit beta-2-like isoform X6: MAALEMSLLKVYIEHFAVRMGQGKKKLTHVDAPPGGGVSFSNLVISTFNHLTLNFKEGSRSLRLMDNAEGSKNRDDLSGVHKFEENHDQRMDCTEDAIQNSHHTRTFTDSRIQISPQSLGSPQYATVSLSSPGLMLLPQPQSVPQSAAAFIENVFHETRSRVRISWNHGGNQVAIVGSWDNWQSRELLQNTGEKFVVVKTLPVGIYHYHFIVDGWLVYAPDLPWSRNDSGNAYNILDLPGYVSELPESMFEFETPPSPPSSYDNQYFNEDDFGRPPPELPPQLQGTILNDPSSSVDGRPLPVTPQNTELNHLYLQRNVQDQFLALGSSQRIHEKYYTMFLFKPLSRTSSVG; the protein is encoded by the exons ATGGCAGCTCTGGAGATGTCTCTTTTGAAGGTCTACATCGAGCATTTTGCTGTCAGGATGGGCcaaggaaagaagaagctgACTCATGTAGATGCTCCACCGGGTGGCGGTGTCAGCTTCTCCAACTTGGTGATATCAACATTTAACCACCTAACTCTCAACTTCAAGGAGGGCAGTAGAAGTTTACGAT TGATGGACAATGCTGAGGGTAGCAAGAACAGAGACGACCTCTCTGGAGTCCATAAGTTTGAGGAGAATCACGACCAAAGGATGGACTGCACAGAGGATGCAATACAAAACAGCCACCACACTCGCACGTTTACAGACTCCAGAATTCAGATTTCTCCACAAAGCTTAGGCTCTCCTCAG TACGCTACAGTTTCCTTGTCAAGTCCTGGTCTGATGCTACTGCCTCAACCTCAATCTGTGCCTCAGAGTGCTGCTGCATTCATTGAAAATGTGTTCCATGAGACGAGGTCGCGTGTTAGGATCTCATGGAATCATGGTGGCAATCAAGTAGCCATTGTTGGATCATGGGATAACTGGCAGTCGAG AGAGCTCCTGCAGAACACTGGTGAGAAGTTTGTGGTTGTTAAAACTCTGCCGGTCGGTATCTATCACTACCACTTTATAGTTGATGGTTGGTTGGTTTATGCTCCAGATCTACCTTGGTCTCGTAATGATTCAGGGAATGCTTACAATATTTTAGACTTGCCG GGCTATGTTTCTGAATTGCCTGAAAGTATGTTCGAGTTCGAAACTCCTCCGTCCCCGCCATCGAGTTACGACAACCAATACTTTAACGAAGACGATTTCGGCAGGCCTCCACCAGAACTACCTCCACAGCTGCAAGGAACCATTTTGAACGATCCATCTTCTTCGGTTGATGGTCGACCGTTGCCAGTTACGCCTCAAAATACAGAACTAAATCATCTCTATTTGCAGAGAAATGTCCAAGATCAGTTTTTAGCACTTGGATCTTCTCAAAGGATTCATGAAAAGTATTATACTATGTTTCTATTCAAGCCTTTGTCAAGAACAAG TTCTGTAGGTTGA
- the LOC111792449 gene encoding fasciclin-like arabinogalactan protein 2 — protein MRRPLSLSAAVLALPLFLLLLFSSTAEAHNITRILAKHPEFSTFNHYLTITHLAGEINRRLTITVLALDNSAMSVLLDKHFTVGTIKNVLSLHVLVDYYGAKKLHQLSKGSTLSSTLFQASGSAFGTSGYVNITNVKGGKVGFASEDNGGEFNSFYVKSVMEMPYNISILQISKVITSADAEAPTAAPLSLNVTEVLPKQGCKAFTDLLIATGVAETYQSNIDGGLTVFCPTDTALNDFLPKYKNLTEAHKVSLLLYHGMPVYLSLQMLKSSNGVVNTLATHGGNKYDFNIKTDGEDVMVKTKVVTAEVTATLIDSEPLVVYEVDKVLQPRELFKAVPEEEDEEAPAPKEAPKKKKTKAPSPKASEGEEEEDADSPIGSDESDGEPADQKSDKNGAFGSEGQKSIVVMMLSLWLGVLLV, from the exons ATGCGGCGaccactctctctctccgccGCCGTTCTGGCGCTCcctctcttcctcctcctcctatTCTCCTCCACTGCTGAGGCTCACAACATTACCAGAATCCTCGCCAAACACCCCGAGTTCAGTACCTTTAACCACTACCTCACCATCACTCATCTCGCAGGCGAAATCAACCGTCGTCTCACTATAACCGTCCTCGCTCTCGACAACTCCGCCATGTCGGTGCTCCTCGACAAGCATTTCACCGTCGGCACTATCAAGAATGTGCTCTCGCTTCACGTTCTTGTCGATTACTACGGCGCCAAAAAGCTCCACCAGCTTTCTAAAGGTAGTACGCTCTCTTCTACTCTGTTTCAGGCCTCTGGTTCCGCCTTCGGCACCTCTGGTTATGTGAATATCACGAATGTAAAAGGCGGAAAAGTTGGATTTGCATCTGAAGATAATGGCGGTGAATTCAATTCGTTTTATGTCAAATCGGTTATGGAAATGCCCTACAATATCTCCATCTTGCAGATCAGCAAG GTCATAACATCCGCCGATGCAGAGGCACCGACGGCGGCGCCGCTCAGTCTAAATGTGACGGAAGTTCTGCCGAAGCAAGGCTGCAAAGCCTTCACCGATTTGTTAATCGCCACCGGCGTTGCTGAGACCTATCAGTCGAACATCGACGGCGGATTGACGGTGTTTTGCCCTACGGATACCGCACTGAACGACTTTCTTCCGAAGTACAAGAATCTGACGGAGGCTCATAAGGTATCGCTGCTGTTGTACCACGGAATGCCGGTCTACCTCTCTCTACAGATGCTCAAATCGAGCAACGGTGTCGTTAACACGCTCGCGACCCACGGCGGCAACAAGTACGATTTCAACATCAAGACCGATGGCGAGGACGTGATGGTGAAGACGAAGGTCGTGACGGCGGAGGTGACAGCGACGCTGATTGACTCAGAGCCGTTGGTGGTGTACGAGGTCGACAAGGTGCTGCAGCCGCGAGAGCTTTTCAAGGCGGTGCCCGAAGAGGAGGACGAAGAGGCCCCGGCTCCGAAAGAGGcaccgaagaagaagaagacaaaggCGCCATCGCCTAAGGCGTCCGAGGgcgaggaggaggaggacgcCGACTCGCCAATCGGCTCCGACGAGTCCGACGGCGAACCGGCGGATCAGAAATCGGACAAAAACGGGGCGTTTGGATCGGAAGGTCAGAAATCGATCGTGGTGATGATGTTGAGTTTGTGGTTGGGTGTTTTGCTCGTATGA
- the LOC111792480 gene encoding nudix hydrolase 7-like: MWRLKSNKLYPYLSVHKAFWSPMASAALHPLSNPVSLNYPSSSLLGIITLAASYLSNKTPSLSRGMPSSSTSLAIAENETPLDNIEQLELLPGVYDNYEGVIVEMKDPMDPDEFGYLLRASLSQWKQLGKRGIWIKLPIKLANLIEVVVKEGFVFHHAEPDYLMLVRWISETTNSIPANASHRVGIGAFVMNSNREVLVVQEISGKFKGTGVWKFPTGVVNEGEDICEAAIREVKEETGVDAEFVEVLAFRQSHRSFFTKSDLFFVCMLQPRSFAVQKQNSEIEAAKWMPIDEYADQPFVKKNSGFDYVAKVCLAKANNNYTGLSAIPTYSSSGKKTYLYSKLDI; encoded by the exons ATGTGGAGGCTTaagagtaataaattatatccTTATCTCTCCGTACATAAAGCGTTTTGGTCTCCAATGGCCTCCGCTGCACTTCATCCCTTGTCGAATCCAGTTTCCTTGAATTATCCGTCGTCTTCTCTTTTGGGCATTATAACAC TTGCGGCTTCATATTTATCAAACAAAACTCCATCTCTTAGCCGAGGCATGCCTTCTTCATCAACTTCATTGGCAATTGCTGAGAACGAGACTCCTCTGGATAACATTGAACAGCTTGAATTATTGCCTGGAGTTTATGATAATTATGAAGGAGTTATTGTGGAAATGAAGGATCCTATGGATCCAGATGAATTTGGTTATTTGCTAAGAGCTTCACTATCTCAATGGAAACAACTG GGTAAGAGGGGCATTTGGATCAAATTGCCTATTAAACTTGCAAATCTTATTGAAGTTGTTGTTAAG GAAGGGTTTGTTTTCCACCATGCCGAACCTGATTACCTAATGCTCGTGCGATGGATCTCTGAAACTACAAATAGTATTCCTGCTAATGCTTCTCATCGTGTGGGCATCGGTGCGTTTGTAATGAATAGTAATCGAGAG GTGCTAGTGGTTCAAGAGATCAGTGGCAAATTCAAAGGTACTGGAGTTTGGAAGTTTCCAACTGGAGTGGTTAATGAG GGAGAGGATATTTGTGAAGCAGCAATTAGAGAAGTAAAAGAAGAGACTGGT GTTGATGCAGAATTTGTAGAAGTGTTAGCATTCAG GCAAAGCCACAGGTCATTCTTTACAAAATCGGATTTGTTTTTCGTATGCATGTTACAACCGCGCTCCTTTGCCGTTCAAAAGCAAAATTCAGAAATTGAGGCAGCCAAG TGGATGCCCATTGATGAATATGCAGATCAACCCTTTGTTAAAAAGAACTCGGGTTTCGACTACGTGGCAAAAGTATGTTTAGCAAAAGCGAACAACAACTATACCGGCCTCTCGGCGATACCTACATATTCTTCCTCTGGTAAAAAGACTTACCTGTATTCAAAACTGGACATCTGA